CGTTGCGGCTATTGAACATCCTGGAAGTAATGTCAATGCTGTCACAAAAGCCTCAGAACAAGCTAACTTAGCGCAACTCCTACCAGCCAAGGAATTTATTGAGCGACCAAAAGATATCAGCTTTTTGCTCAATGAACTAGCAAAACTCAATACTCAATCTGGGCTACTTCAAGGAAAACTCAACACCGAGAAAGTGACTGTCATCGGTCATTCCTTGGGAGGTTATACCGCCTTGGCGTTGGTTGGTGCCCAAATAGACTTGGGGGAACTGCGACAATTCTGCAAAACTAACCTTTCCTTGGGCGAATCTCCCGGTGATTGGTTGCAATGTGCAGCTACTGCTTTAAAAGAAACAAAAATACAACTAAAAGATGAGCGTGTCAAGAGTGCGATCGCTTTAAATCCCCTCGTCGGTAAACTTTTTGGCAAAAACGGTCTTTCTCAAGTTACTAACCCAGTATTAATCTTCACTAGCACCGAAGATTCTCTGACCCCAACCCTTAAGCATCAAATAGCACCTTTTGCCCAACTGCGAGGTGCAAAATATTTATTAACTGCGATTGGTGCTACTCACATGAGTGTTAGCGATCCGGCATATTTAGTGTCAGATACTACCAACATTATTCAAGAAAAGCGCGGCGAAGAAACCAATTCTCTACGTCAGTTGATTCGTGGTGTCAGTTTAGCATTTGTTAAACAACTCACACCAGAAGCGAAAATTTACCAACCCTTTTTGACACCAGCTTACGCCCAATCTCTTTCTACATCTGAAATACCCTTACGGCTTAATTCTGATTTACCAGGAACTATTAAGCCTTGGTTGGGTTTTGTGTCAAATAATTAATTCAGCACCTACTCTGGGGGCACATATACAGCAATTTTCATTTCTTTGAACCACAGATCCTTGTAGGGGCGCAAGGCCTTGCATTGGTGTCAACTTAAGCTAAAAACCTTGGGCAGTCTCGTTTCCAGCCTCTGGCTGGAAATGCCTATCATGAGGCTCTGCCTCAACTCATCCGTCCTTGAGGCGGAAGCCCACTATATCTCGCTCCCACGCAGAGCATGGGAGCGAGACAAATTGTATCACGCGATGTAGGGGCACGGCACTGCCGTGCCCTTACCGATGTACCTCACTAGGGCGAGAAACGCTATATCTAAATCGTCACCAATTATTTAGGAGTGGTATAGATCAGCCTTTTTTCAAACATTTCATCTAAAATTGGTAAGACAAACCAAGAGAAAACACTGGATAAACATTCAACCAATCTAGGTCTTTCTGGATTTTGGATTTTTCTGCTGCAATATTGTTGTTAATCTCTGTTTGTAGAACCGGATTAGCTGCTGCTTCTGCACCAAAAGTAGGTGTTAAATCTACTTGTGGTGATCCGGGGAACAATACACCTAAATTGACCGAAAAGCCCAAGCGTTGACCGGGTTTAACAGCATTTCCCCAGCCAATACCAAGGTAA
The Gloeotrichia echinulata CP02 DNA segment above includes these coding regions:
- a CDS encoding alpha/beta fold hydrolase, which translates into the protein MQFQLGKHRRKALQGLLFSLTLAVGWGLGIPSTLAASKITIRLGPFQQAIAIADLEKFAKTGKLPDSLQIYSSFLTPQIRELLNRRLQVDPAVADKFVAELMRSPAGNQLITSLGVAIPGSTVETLQTALNLGLRQVNGLTVVGFLQAYPGDNVTVDASKALQIALQFNTNNLQSQAIGALLSRELLVNSNTKFQPSFDPAAVGKEAFQQQTLTLQDRQRNRVIPVDIYWGKGDAQAPLVVISHGFGANRKFFSYLARHLASQGITVAAIEHPGSNVNAVTKASEQANLAQLLPAKEFIERPKDISFLLNELAKLNTQSGLLQGKLNTEKVTVIGHSLGGYTALALVGAQIDLGELRQFCKTNLSLGESPGDWLQCAATALKETKIQLKDERVKSAIALNPLVGKLFGKNGLSQVTNPVLIFTSTEDSLTPTLKHQIAPFAQLRGAKYLLTAIGATHMSVSDPAYLVSDTTNIIQEKRGEETNSLRQLIRGVSLAFVKQLTPEAKIYQPFLTPAYAQSLSTSEIPLRLNSDLPGTIKPWLGFVSNN